One window from the genome of Jeotgalibaca sp. MA1X17-3 encodes:
- the addA gene encoding helicase-exonuclease AddAB subunit AddA: MIPPKTKNDRFTDEQWQAIHQSGSNLLVAASAGSGKTTVLVQRIIEKIKNGTNVDELLVVTFTESAATEMKERIQIAIQEAVNSAINQEQYHHLLRQITLLPQANISTIHAFCLKVIQRFFYLIDIDPVFRIMADTIEMEMMKEDVWEDLKEILYGEPRTFFNELAKGYSSDRNDDGLKDLIFSLYNFSRANPDPDEWLQGLLRMYSIEEGLENSDLFKKLIKPQVLDQLTGSIYDMEQAIHLGMGDPNTETQREVLQSEKEMASLIKQAIKEDKYQEAYEIIENKLTFKRWLSAKKKDNPDVELIQQMKSLRDKSKTDLQNLKKVYFMRSKEEQEEVIRNTKPYVEEMIRVTKRFTNHYWSEKLAGNTLDFNDLEHLTLEILSPLKDGQRTSSEASNYYRMKFEEVLIDEYQDVNKLQESILYGVTRHQPETENLFMVGDVKQSIYAFRLADPGLFLKKYQQYGESLNGERIILAENFRSRGEVISFTNFIFTQLMDKEVGQMDYDELAELKQGNLSFPTGNQQETEIMLYIKEENDLDDFDSSFDENHTLQSDPSLEMVIDDKATGEVTMVAQKIRSLIDEDTMIYDKKLKAERPVTYKDVVLLTPTKNNNLLILETFKEYGIPVILNDSQSFFQRTEISVILSLLKVIDNPRQDIALAAVLRSPLVGLNERQLAMIRIQQTSGDFLDAVYTFKKSYEEKRMDWSSENQENYQKISAFLNHLNTWREQARKNNLVHLIWSIYVDTHFLDYVGGMSAGKQRVANLHALYERAKKYESTNFKGLFQFIRFIERIQSRDQDLAEPSTFSEDEDAIRIMTIHASKGLEFPVVFVMDLSKQFNMRDIQGKYIFSEEYGIGSDYFDIENRIRFNSLTKSALAKEKKKNLLAEEMRKLYVALTRAEQKLFLIGTYESVEKVWQEWGAVDESTKRVLPNHLRLNSNTMMKWIGLALFRHQTIDPDSISKEYRGELTQYPVDFKITFQHAADILGNIVTVQLEEEPEEDWQKKILLLSKENIDDKKEEGVADFNLALRLMESEYPHQIATQTTSYQSVSEIKRLFEDPDQTQLLQLNFDTQQAVSRYVEPEFNRPAFMQENVRPTHAEIGTAVHYVMQNVSLDHSIELKSITILIKNLVEKGIMNENVAPFINKDQIITFFQTDLGKTIRKESELVKREVPFTMLMKAGNIFEGISRESDDHILIHGIIDGYIEYSDHLILFDFKTDYIGEKAEKIIKKYKGQMNIYRQALMEIKGKPVTETYLCLLSSNENIILPLDN, encoded by the coding sequence ATGATCCCTCCAAAAACTAAAAATGATCGTTTTACTGATGAACAATGGCAGGCCATTCACCAATCAGGAAGTAATCTACTCGTTGCCGCTTCAGCAGGTTCTGGAAAGACTACCGTACTTGTTCAAAGAATTATTGAAAAAATTAAAAATGGTACGAATGTAGATGAACTATTAGTTGTAACCTTTACAGAGTCTGCTGCAACAGAAATGAAAGAACGAATTCAGATTGCCATTCAAGAAGCAGTTAACAGTGCCATTAATCAAGAACAATATCATCATTTATTGCGTCAAATAACTTTACTCCCACAGGCAAACATTAGCACGATTCATGCGTTTTGTTTAAAAGTCATTCAACGTTTTTTCTATTTAATTGATATTGATCCGGTATTTCGAATTATGGCCGATACGATTGAAATGGAAATGATGAAAGAAGATGTTTGGGAAGATTTAAAAGAGATATTATATGGAGAACCACGAACGTTCTTCAACGAATTAGCAAAAGGATATTCTAGCGACCGAAATGATGATGGATTAAAAGATTTAATTTTTTCATTGTATAATTTTTCCAGAGCGAATCCAGATCCCGATGAATGGTTACAAGGACTGTTAAGAATGTATTCCATCGAAGAGGGCTTAGAAAATAGTGATTTATTTAAAAAGCTGATTAAACCGCAAGTGTTAGATCAATTGACTGGAAGTATCTATGATATGGAACAGGCCATTCATCTAGGAATGGGAGATCCGAACACTGAAACACAAAGAGAGGTCCTTCAATCAGAAAAAGAAATGGCCTCCCTTATCAAACAAGCAATTAAAGAAGATAAATACCAAGAAGCTTACGAAATCATTGAGAATAAGTTGACGTTCAAACGATGGCTATCTGCTAAAAAGAAAGACAATCCGGATGTTGAATTAATTCAACAAATGAAATCATTACGAGATAAATCTAAAACAGACCTTCAAAATTTGAAAAAAGTTTATTTTATGAGATCAAAAGAAGAGCAAGAAGAAGTCATTCGAAATACAAAACCCTATGTAGAAGAAATGATTCGTGTTACGAAACGTTTTACGAATCATTATTGGTCTGAAAAGCTAGCTGGAAATACTCTTGACTTTAATGATTTAGAACATCTTACCTTGGAAATTCTTTCTCCTTTAAAAGATGGACAGAGGACTTCTAGTGAGGCTAGTAATTACTATCGTATGAAATTCGAAGAAGTACTTATTGACGAATACCAAGATGTGAATAAACTTCAAGAGAGTATTTTATACGGAGTAACCCGTCATCAACCAGAAACGGAAAATTTATTTATGGTCGGTGATGTAAAGCAATCTATTTACGCATTCCGATTAGCAGATCCTGGTTTGTTCTTAAAAAAATACCAACAATATGGAGAATCGTTAAACGGCGAACGAATTATTTTAGCAGAAAATTTCCGTTCAAGAGGAGAAGTCATTTCCTTTACAAATTTCATCTTTACTCAATTGATGGATAAAGAAGTAGGTCAAATGGACTATGATGAATTAGCCGAATTAAAACAAGGAAACTTGTCTTTTCCAACTGGGAACCAACAAGAAACTGAAATTATGCTTTACATTAAGGAAGAAAATGACTTGGATGATTTTGACAGTTCATTTGACGAGAATCATACCTTGCAGTCTGATCCTTCTTTAGAAATGGTTATTGATGACAAAGCAACTGGAGAAGTTACAATGGTCGCCCAAAAAATTCGTAGTTTAATAGACGAGGACACCATGATTTATGATAAAAAACTAAAAGCGGAACGACCGGTTACTTATAAAGATGTCGTTTTGCTTACTCCAACCAAAAACAATAACTTGTTAATTTTAGAAACCTTTAAAGAATATGGGATTCCCGTTATTTTAAATGATTCGCAAAGTTTTTTCCAAAGAACAGAAATATCCGTCATTCTTTCTCTTTTAAAGGTAATTGATAATCCGCGTCAAGATATTGCTCTAGCCGCAGTTCTAAGATCTCCTTTAGTTGGATTAAATGAACGACAACTTGCAATGATTCGTATTCAACAAACAAGTGGAGATTTTTTAGATGCCGTCTATACGTTTAAAAAATCGTATGAAGAAAAGCGAATGGATTGGTCTTCTGAAAATCAAGAGAATTATCAAAAAATATCTGCCTTTTTAAATCATCTGAATACGTGGAGAGAACAAGCCCGCAAAAATAATTTGGTACATTTAATTTGGAGTATCTATGTAGACACTCATTTCTTAGATTATGTAGGAGGAATGAGTGCGGGTAAACAAAGAGTGGCTAATCTTCATGCACTGTATGAACGTGCAAAAAAATATGAATCCACAAACTTTAAAGGTTTATTCCAATTTATTCGTTTTATTGAACGAATTCAGTCACGTGATCAAGACTTGGCAGAACCATCTACCTTTAGTGAAGATGAGGATGCCATCCGAATCATGACTATCCATGCGAGTAAAGGGTTAGAATTTCCAGTAGTATTCGTTATGGACTTATCTAAACAATTTAATATGCGTGATATTCAAGGAAAATATATCTTTTCAGAAGAGTATGGCATTGGCTCAGATTACTTTGATATTGAAAATCGGATCCGATTCAACTCCTTAACCAAAAGTGCATTAGCTAAAGAGAAAAAGAAAAACTTACTTGCAGAAGAGATGAGAAAGCTATATGTCGCACTCACTCGAGCAGAACAAAAATTATTCTTAATAGGAACCTATGAATCTGTTGAGAAAGTTTGGCAAGAATGGGGGGCGGTGGATGAATCAACAAAAAGAGTCCTCCCCAATCATTTGCGATTGAATAGTAATACGATGATGAAATGGATAGGCTTAGCCTTATTTAGACATCAAACCATCGATCCTGATAGTATTTCAAAGGAATACCGTGGGGAACTAACTCAATATCCAGTTGATTTTAAAATTACTTTCCAACATGCAGCAGATATTTTGGGAAACATCGTAACGGTTCAGTTAGAAGAGGAACCGGAAGAAGATTGGCAAAAGAAAATCCTTCTACTTTCAAAAGAAAATATTGATGATAAAAAAGAAGAAGGAGTTGCTGATTTCAATTTAGCTCTTCGTTTAATGGAATCAGAGTATCCCCACCAAATTGCTACTCAAACAACTAGCTATCAAAGTGTTTCGGAAATTAAAAGATTATTTGAGGATCCCGACCAAACACAGCTACTCCAGTTAAACTTTGATACCCAACAGGCTGTTTCCCGGTATGTTGAACCAGAGTTCAATCGGCCAGCTTTCATGCAAGAAAATGTCAGACCGACTCATGCGGAAATTGGTACAGCCGTTCATTATGTGATGCAAAATGTATCTTTAGACCATTCTATTGAACTAAAATCAATTACAATCTTGATTAAGAATCTAGTAGAAAAAGGAATTATGAACGAAAATGTTGCTCCTTTTATAAATAAAGACCAAATCATTACTTTCTTTCAAACGGATTTAGGGAAAACTATTCGAAAAGAATCGGAACTAGTAAAAAGAGAAGTACCTTTTACCATGCTCATGAAAGCAGGTAATATTTTTGAAGGGATATCAAGAGAGTCTGATGACCATATCTTAATTCATGGGATTATTGATGGATATATTGAATACTCTGATCATCTTATTCTTTTTGACTTCAAAACAGATTATATCGGCGAAAAAGCAGAAAAGATCATTAAAAAGTATAAAGGGCAAATGAATATTTATAGACAAGCTTTGATGGAAATAAAAGGAAAACCAGTAACAGAAACCTACTTATGCTTACTATCTAGTAATGAAAATATCATTCTTCCTTTAGATAATTAG
- a CDS encoding transporter substrate-binding domain-containing protein, with translation MNKKMITTLAISAMVFLGGCAQAEDDTLTVGMELQYPPFETTDSKGDPEGISVDLAYALGEYLDRDVEIENISWSGLIPAIQSEKIDVIISSMSIRPDRAESVSFSKPYAHSTLGILANKDSGIKRAEDLNQEGVNIAVKVGTTGFLYVTEQLPNATVNTVDKADTAILEVSQGKSDAFLYDQMTIYNAQKSYPDSTVALLEQFQENTEPWAMAVKLENEELLEDINAFIDEFEANGGFDELGNKYLGEMKQTFDDLGLEFFFQPKSE, from the coding sequence ATGAATAAAAAAATGATAACAACTTTAGCTATTTCAGCTATGGTATTTCTGGGTGGTTGTGCACAAGCAGAGGATGATACGCTAACCGTAGGAATGGAATTGCAATATCCACCCTTTGAAACAACTGACTCAAAAGGGGATCCAGAAGGAATTAGTGTTGATTTAGCTTATGCATTAGGTGAGTACTTAGATCGAGATGTCGAAATTGAAAATATTTCCTGGAGTGGATTAATTCCAGCTATTCAATCTGAAAAAATCGATGTTATTATCTCCTCTATGTCGATTCGTCCAGATCGTGCAGAGAGTGTTTCTTTTTCAAAACCATATGCACACTCTACTTTAGGAATCTTGGCTAATAAAGACAGTGGTATCAAACGTGCCGAGGATTTAAATCAAGAAGGGGTAAATATTGCAGTTAAGGTAGGGACAACTGGATTCTTATACGTAACCGAGCAACTTCCTAATGCAACCGTCAATACCGTTGATAAAGCAGATACTGCGATTTTAGAAGTATCACAAGGAAAGTCAGATGCTTTTTTATATGACCAAATGACTATTTATAACGCTCAAAAATCCTATCCAGACTCGACAGTTGCTTTATTAGAGCAATTTCAAGAAAATACAGAACCTTGGGCGATGGCTGTGAAGTTAGAAAATGAAGAATTATTAGAAGACATCAATGCATTCATCGATGAATTTGAAGCGAATGGTGGATTTGATGAATTAGGCAATAAATATTTAGGGGAAATGAAACAAACATTTGACGATCTTGGTTTGGAGTTCTTCTTCCAGCCTAAATCTGAATAA
- a CDS encoding amino acid ABC transporter permease gives MKKILSIFVSDGEETSIYKKVFNMAFLFLIFYLFYRFTLDGYTMKWETLIPYIGKIFDGYKMTLIITFFAMIVSVILGSLLTFFNSSKLLILQYLSKSYVEIIRGTPFLVQIIFFFYIITPAFGIENRYFIGILILAIFSSAYVSEIIRAGIESIEESQHETARAVGFTTFQKYRYVIFPQVFKRILPSLTGQLSSLVKDSSLLSVIAVSEFTLKIQEITAINFRTYENYIILAVGYLLITFPISIISRKLERKFSYETQNK, from the coding sequence ATGAAAAAAATTCTATCTATCTTTGTTAGTGATGGAGAAGAAACTTCGATTTATAAGAAAGTATTCAACATGGCATTTCTTTTTTTGATTTTTTATCTGTTTTATAGATTTACATTGGACGGTTATACGATGAAATGGGAAACGTTAATACCATATATTGGAAAAATATTTGATGGATATAAAATGACCCTAATTATTACGTTCTTTGCCATGATTGTTTCTGTAATCTTAGGTTCTCTCCTGACGTTTTTTAATAGTAGCAAGCTTTTAATTTTACAATACTTAAGCAAATCTTATGTCGAAATCATAAGAGGCACGCCTTTTTTAGTTCAAATCATTTTTTTCTTTTATATTATTACACCCGCTTTTGGAATTGAAAATCGCTATTTTATTGGAATTTTAATTCTAGCAATCTTTTCCAGTGCCTATGTCAGTGAAATTATCCGGGCTGGAATTGAAAGTATTGAGGAATCTCAACATGAAACAGCTCGTGCGGTTGGATTTACAACATTTCAAAAATATCGCTATGTAATCTTTCCTCAAGTCTTTAAAAGGATCCTACCATCCTTAACGGGGCAGTTGTCTTCTTTAGTAAAAGATTCATCTTTGCTATCGGTTATTGCAGTGAGTGAATTTACATTAAAGATTCAAGAAATCACAGCTATCAATTTTAGAACCTATGAGAACTACATTATATTAGCGGTGGGGTATTTGTTGATTACATTCCCTATATCAATTATTTCAAGAAAACTGGAAAGGAAGTTTAGCTATGAAACTCAAAATAAATAA
- a CDS encoding amino acid ABC transporter ATP-binding protein: MKLKINNLTKSFEGEIVLDHLDLEIDDVHALAIVGASGGGKTTLLRILAGLEKPDSGQVIVNGKEIIFEEEYLQEYRKTVGMVFQSYNLFPHMTATQNLVIPLEKVHHIDKKTAIDKSIKLFEKFDLSEHKDKLPFQLSGGQRQRVAIARALSFDPQFLLLDEPTSALDPSLTKSITQTIKSLSDDQKDLILVTHEMSFAKNSCDYFIFILNGRIEEHGRKEKFFGENTKPVLKQFLTE; this comes from the coding sequence ATGAAACTCAAAATAAATAATTTAACAAAAAGTTTTGAGGGTGAAATAGTCCTAGATCATTTAGACTTGGAAATTGATGACGTTCACGCTTTAGCCATCGTAGGGGCATCTGGCGGGGGGAAAACAACCTTACTGCGAATTTTAGCTGGTTTGGAAAAGCCGGATTCTGGTCAAGTAATTGTGAATGGGAAAGAGATTATTTTTGAAGAAGAATATCTTCAGGAATATCGAAAAACGGTTGGAATGGTTTTTCAGTCGTATAATTTATTTCCACATATGACCGCAACTCAAAATTTAGTAATTCCGTTAGAAAAAGTTCATCATATAGATAAAAAAACAGCAATTGACAAAAGTATAAAATTATTTGAAAAGTTTGATTTAAGCGAACATAAAGATAAGTTACCTTTTCAATTATCAGGAGGACAACGACAACGTGTCGCGATTGCAAGAGCACTATCGTTTGATCCACAATTTTTGTTACTGGATGAACCCACTTCAGCACTTGATCCTAGTCTCACTAAAAGTATTACCCAAACGATTAAGTCACTTAGTGATGATCAAAAAGACTTAATTTTAGTAACACATGAGATGTCGTTTGCTAAAAATTCTTGTGACTATTTTATTTTCATTTTAAACGGAAGAATTGAAGAACATGGAAGAAAAGAAAAGTTCTTTGGAGAAAATACTAAACCTGTTCTTAAACAATTTTTAACTGAGTGA
- a CDS encoding putative glycoside hydrolase, translating to MYTKWKQITTGLLTVLVLSSSTSIFASESGTDESAVKTPTTLTLRENKFLEAPDMGDLPKKFYYDSGIEIAYPEDGVKGIYLTSYSAGNPNKVEELLSYMDGNNLNSMVIDIKDDTGHVTADFESENEHIQKNTVDYIDDMDGLLKRLEEKQIYPIARIVAFKDSLLAENQPEMSFRYPDGRVWKAGNGEAFINPFLKETWDYAVNVGIEAAKAGFKEIQFDYVRFPEGFEVWGSDLVYEMGDYATQDTDDVTKRVDAITDFVEYAHEKLLPYGVDVSVDIFGYAATVPEAPGIGQNFSQISNHVDVISSMIYPSHWGASYFGIDRPDLHPYELVDEYMKVELPLLDSLERTPVTRPWLQDFTASYLGAGYYQNYGSAQVKAQVQALNDHGVTEFLLWNAANEYTY from the coding sequence ATGTATACAAAATGGAAACAAATAACAACTGGCCTACTGACTGTTCTCGTTTTATCTTCATCCACATCTATTTTTGCTAGTGAAAGTGGAACTGATGAAAGTGCGGTAAAAACACCTACTACTTTGACTTTACGAGAAAACAAATTTTTAGAAGCTCCTGATATGGGAGATTTACCAAAGAAATTTTATTATGATAGTGGAATTGAGATTGCTTATCCAGAAGATGGAGTAAAAGGAATATACTTAACTTCCTATTCGGCAGGTAATCCTAATAAAGTAGAAGAATTACTTTCCTATATGGACGGAAATAACTTAAACTCCATGGTAATAGACATTAAAGATGATACTGGACATGTCACTGCTGATTTTGAATCAGAAAATGAACATATTCAAAAAAATACGGTTGATTACATTGATGATATGGATGGTCTTTTAAAACGATTGGAAGAAAAACAAATTTATCCAATCGCGCGGATTGTCGCTTTTAAAGATAGTCTGCTTGCTGAAAATCAACCTGAAATGTCCTTCCGCTATCCTGATGGAAGAGTTTGGAAAGCAGGAAATGGAGAAGCTTTTATTAACCCATTCTTGAAAGAAACATGGGACTATGCTGTAAATGTAGGTATTGAAGCTGCAAAAGCAGGTTTTAAAGAAATTCAATTTGACTATGTTCGTTTTCCTGAAGGTTTTGAAGTATGGGGTTCTGATTTAGTTTATGAAATGGGAGATTATGCAACTCAAGATACCGATGATGTAACCAAACGAGTGGATGCAATTACAGATTTTGTTGAATACGCACATGAGAAACTATTACCTTATGGCGTAGATGTTTCTGTAGATATCTTTGGTTATGCTGCCACAGTTCCGGAAGCACCTGGTATTGGTCAAAACTTTAGCCAGATATCAAATCATGTAGATGTCATTTCCTCCATGATTTATCCTAGTCACTGGGGTGCTTCTTATTTTGGAATTGATCGTCCGGATTTACATCCGTATGAATTGGTAGATGAATATATGAAGGTCGAACTACCATTACTTGATTCTCTAGAGCGTACACCTGTAACACGCCCGTGGTTACAAGATTTTACGGCTTCCTATCTTGGGGCTGGATATTATCAGAATTACGGTTCTGCTCAAGTAAAAGCCCAAGTTCAAGCATTAAATGATCATGGTGTTACGGAGTTCCTTTTATGGAATGCTGCAAATGAATATACGTATTAA
- a CDS encoding polysaccharide deacetylase family protein, which yields MKFKKTITTILSLAILSGCTSGATGSENATEKESSITSEEVENSSTIASSSQESEKKEPVVYEYQINPDIFTVQPIHDANSKVALLTFDDSPQPPDSYTIQIAETVQSKNANAIFFVMGQFLEEQNAKDIIRTVYDMGFEIGNHSYSHPSFHDLSYEEQLEEITSTNQLVEEITGEKPRFLRAPYGQYNEDTKNILDQEGMTMMNWTYGYDWVEEYMNATALADIMVDSEFLGDGANLLMHDRKWTAEAIGDIMDGLREKGYEFVDPTVIASPEREVE from the coding sequence ATGAAATTTAAAAAAACAATAACTACCATTCTATCTCTAGCCATTCTTTCTGGATGTACAAGTGGAGCAACTGGCTCTGAGAATGCTACTGAAAAAGAATCTTCTATCACGAGTGAAGAAGTAGAAAATTCCTCTACGATTGCAAGCAGTTCTCAAGAATCTGAGAAAAAAGAACCGGTTGTGTATGAATATCAAATAAATCCTGATATTTTTACAGTACAACCTATTCATGATGCTAATTCAAAAGTAGCTTTATTAACCTTTGATGATTCTCCTCAACCACCAGACAGTTATACGATTCAAATTGCTGAGACCGTACAGAGTAAAAATGCAAATGCTATTTTCTTTGTAATGGGTCAGTTCTTAGAAGAACAGAATGCAAAAGATATTATTCGTACGGTCTACGATATGGGATTTGAAATTGGAAATCATTCCTACTCTCATCCGAGCTTTCATGACCTTTCCTATGAAGAGCAACTAGAAGAAATCACAAGTACCAATCAGTTAGTAGAAGAAATTACTGGAGAAAAGCCTCGTTTCTTACGGGCTCCTTATGGTCAATATAATGAAGATACCAAGAACATTTTGGACCAAGAAGGAATGACGATGATGAACTGGACCTACGGATATGACTGGGTTGAAGAATATATGAATGCCACTGCTTTGGCAGATATAATGGTCGATTCAGAATTTCTTGGTGATGGCGCGAACTTGTTGATGCATGATCGGAAATGGACGGCAGAAGCTATAGGAGATATTATGGATGGCTTACGTGAAAAAGGCTATGAATTTGTAGATCCAACCGTAATTGCTTCACCGGAAAGAGAGGTTGAATAA
- a CDS encoding YkyA family protein, with product MKKNFKWLIVVGSILLAGCTNQIQNVQKEVDLVSSEKEEIVVSLNTIQNKEMEIQGDFDESLLTDAELKNFQDESALVFENVESREEEVQKLKKVLEEVQTDVEDLNAFEEESLPLEQISSLTQTIEEINKIMDAYISTYENQLSEEKVVFQSLGEEEADFDTLYNGVDSLNEMSDQNLESLRPLADLFNQFDEQVNQLSESLTEETEK from the coding sequence TTGAAAAAGAACTTTAAATGGTTAATTGTGGTAGGCAGTATTTTGTTGGCTGGTTGTACAAATCAAATTCAAAATGTTCAAAAAGAAGTAGATTTAGTTTCTTCAGAAAAAGAAGAAATCGTTGTTTCGTTAAATACCATTCAAAATAAAGAAATGGAAATTCAAGGGGATTTTGATGAGTCTCTTTTGACTGATGCAGAACTAAAGAATTTCCAAGATGAGTCTGCACTTGTATTTGAAAATGTTGAGAGTCGAGAAGAAGAAGTTCAAAAACTAAAAAAGGTTCTTGAAGAAGTACAAACAGACGTAGAAGATTTAAACGCTTTTGAGGAAGAGTCTCTCCCGTTAGAACAAATTTCATCTCTTACTCAAACCATAGAAGAAATCAACAAAATCATGGATGCTTATATTTCAACTTATGAAAATCAATTATCAGAAGAAAAAGTTGTTTTCCAATCTCTTGGAGAAGAGGAAGCTGATTTTGATACTTTATATAACGGAGTAGATTCTCTTAATGAGATGAGCGATCAAAACTTAGAGTCTCTTCGCCCATTAGCTGACTTATTTAATCAATTTGACGAACAAGTAAACCAATTATCGGAATCATTAACCGAAGAAACTGAAAAGTGA
- the lspA gene encoding signal peptidase II translates to MIVYYLIAILLIAIDQLSKWFIVQNFELYGEQELISGILSLFYIQNRGAAWGIFEGRIFFFFLVTIFVVGYMIYSFHKYKTDSKLVGWSFSLILAGALGNFIDRMLNGFVVDMIRIDFMNFPIFNIADICLTVGVFLMIIYILFIEGKEKGLSEK, encoded by the coding sequence ATGATTGTATATTATTTGATAGCAATTTTATTGATTGCGATTGATCAGTTGAGTAAATGGTTTATTGTGCAAAATTTTGAATTATATGGAGAGCAAGAATTAATTTCAGGTATCCTTTCATTATTTTACATTCAGAATAGAGGGGCAGCTTGGGGGATCTTTGAAGGAAGAATTTTCTTTTTCTTTCTCGTTACCATTTTCGTTGTGGGTTATATGATTTACTCCTTTCATAAATATAAAACAGATAGTAAACTAGTAGGGTGGAGTTTTTCGCTTATCTTAGCTGGAGCATTAGGTAATTTCATTGACCGAATGTTAAATGGATTTGTAGTAGACATGATCCGAATTGATTTTATGAATTTCCCTATTTTTAATATAGCGGACATTTGCCTAACAGTGGGAGTATTTTTGATGATTATTTATATTTTATTTATAGAAGGAAAAGAAAAAGGACTTTCAGAAAAGTAA
- a CDS encoding RluA family pseudouridine synthase: protein MKPEKIILHIQNETGRVDKVIAELLEKYTRSQIQSWIKQGHILINNKQVKVNYKVNPGDCIVLEEPEEEPLKMESENIPLDIIFEDESVLVVNKPSGMVVHPSKGHVSGTLVNALLFHVNELSEGTAYIRPGIVHRIDKDTSGLLVIAKNNTAHQKLADQFHDHTIERQYTALVHGNVQHEEGTIDAPIGRMQNNRLKRTVAKEGKPAITHFTRIEEFQKFTLLKLRLETGRTHQIRVHMVYIGHPLLGDPMYGPFETVHKQGQFLHADTLGFLHPVTNEWMKFQAPLPDYFENKLRELAE, encoded by the coding sequence GTGAAACCAGAAAAGATCATCCTTCATATTCAAAATGAAACAGGGCGTGTTGACAAAGTTATTGCGGAACTTCTTGAAAAATATACGCGATCTCAAATTCAATCTTGGATAAAACAAGGACATATCTTAATTAATAACAAACAAGTAAAAGTAAACTACAAAGTAAACCCTGGTGATTGCATCGTCTTAGAAGAACCAGAAGAAGAACCATTAAAAATGGAATCAGAGAATATTCCGTTAGATATTATCTTTGAAGATGAATCTGTTTTGGTAGTTAATAAACCATCAGGTATGGTCGTACACCCTTCAAAAGGTCACGTAAGTGGAACTCTCGTAAATGCGTTACTCTTTCATGTGAATGAACTTTCAGAGGGAACGGCTTATATTAGACCGGGGATTGTTCATCGCATTGATAAAGATACATCGGGACTATTGGTTATTGCTAAAAATAATACTGCACACCAAAAATTAGCGGACCAATTTCATGATCATACCATCGAGAGACAATACACAGCACTAGTCCATGGGAATGTTCAACATGAAGAGGGGACAATAGATGCACCTATTGGCAGAATGCAAAACAATCGATTGAAACGGACGGTAGCAAAAGAAGGAAAGCCTGCGATCACGCACTTTACACGAATAGAAGAATTCCAGAAATTCACCTTACTGAAACTCCGTTTAGAAACGGGAAGAACCCATCAAATTCGTGTTCATATGGTCTATATTGGCCACCCACTTTTAGGTGATCCGATGTATGGACCCTTTGAAACGGTTCATAAGCAAGGACAGTTTCTTCATGCGGATACTTTGGGGTTCCTTCATCCAGTTACAAATGAATGGATGAAATTTCAAGCACCTCTGCCAGATTATTTCGAAAATAAATTACGCGAATTAGCCGAATAG